AGATGCGCTTCCGGTGGAGCGTGCTCAACTGGAGCCAAGGCGGCCCAAGCCGCTCTCTGTCGATAAGTTTCCTGTGCTGGATCTGGCGGTTCAGAAGGCTGTGTCGCAGGACTCGAAGTGGCAGAGTCTGTCGATGAGGCTACCTTCGGCTAAAGACCCCAATGTGATGTTCACGTTGGATGAGGGGGATGGCGGCAGGCCGCAGCAGCGCGCGCAGTTGGTGATCGCGCGCAAGGATGGCCAAGTCGTTCGCTGGGAGCCGTTCTCGGCAAACCCGCGTGGGAGACGGTGGCGGTTGTATGCCCGGTTCCTGCATACGGGGGAGATCTTCGGTGTTGCAGGCCGGTTCGTTGCATTGATGGCGATGGTGAGTGCGCTCATGTTGGTGTGGACTGGGTTTGCGCTCTCTTTGCGGCGATTTGCATCGTGGAGGAAACGACGCAATACCCATGCCACTGCGCCGCAGAAGAGAGCAGGCATAGAGACGGCGCGTATCTGACAGATCTTCAAGTGATTCGCAAGTAACAGAAAGTTTCAGATGGAGTCTTTTGGCGAAGGTTCATCTGGAATATGAGATCGTCCGAGGCTTATGACTGCTTCTGTAATAAAGCAGCGGAGCCCTAAGCATGAAAGGCAAGTTATGTCCCGCTCCCTGCTGTCTCGCATCTTCGTTGCTGCTCTTATTGTTTCTGGTCAAAAGTACATCGGTGCGCAGAGCGCGTGTCCTTCTCCTACGGGCGCGACGGTCACGCTGTCTGGTATCGTCTCGGACCCCACTGGAGCCATTCTGCACGATGCGCGGGTGACGCTCTCGTGCGGGGAGATTGCGGTGCATGGGACGACGGATGCGGCGGGTAAGTACTCGGTGCAGATACCGGCTGGTGCTTACAAGTTGATGGTGGAGGCAAACGGATTTACGACGAAGGAGCAGAGCTTTCAGGTTCAGGCTAACCAGGCGAATCAGCAGGATCTGATACTCAACGTCGCTCAGCAGAACAGCACGATCGAAGTGCGCGCCGGGGCCAAGGGTTATGAGGTGAATGAGAGCAGCGAGGCAACGCGCACCGACACGGCGATTCGAGATATTCCCCAGGCCGTCTATGTGATTCCGCAGCAGCTGTTGCAGGACCAGCAGGTGGTGAGGCTGGCCGACGCGGTTCGCAATGTAAGTGGAGTGACGATCGCCGAGGACGCGGGCGGGCGGCAGGAGCGCGTTACGATACGCGGCTTTGTGACGGATACGACCTTTCAGGATGGCTTCCGCAATAACTCGAACGCCAATGCCACCTTTCCCGACTTTGCGAATGTGCAGCGCGTCGATATTCTCAAGGGGCCTTCGTCGACCGTTTTTGGGCGGCTCGATCCTGGTGGGGTGGTTAACCTTGTGACGAAGCAGCCGCTCTCGGAGCACTACTACAGCGTAACGATGCAGGGTGGCTCGTATCAGTTTCTGCGTCCGACGATTGATGCTTCAGGGCCGCTGACTGCGAATAAGGCGCTACTCTATCGCTTGATCGCGTCGGGGCAGGATAGCCAGAGCTTTCGCGATTTCAACTTTACGCGGCGTCTCTTTCTGTCGCCTACTCTGACATGGACGCCGACGCCGTCGACCAGTGTGCGGCTTTATACGGAGTTTCTTGGCGGTAGCAATCTCAACGATCGCGGCCTTATTGCGATCGGAACGAGGCCCGCCGATCTTCCTGTGAGCCGATACCTTGCCGATCCTAATCTGGTCTATCCGTATCGGCAGGGAAAGGCTGGGCTGAGTCTCGATCAGGCGCTTGGGCGTGGATGGACCCTCCGTAGCTATGAGCGCTCCTCCACGGGGTGGACGAACTATAACGCACGCGTTGCAAATTCGATCTCGAAGGATCAGCAGACGGTAACGCTGAACGATCTCGAGACGGATCAGTACTTCCAGGCACACTACTGGGTCAACGAGGTGACGGGCACGGTGAAGACGGGGCCGATCCGTCATACGCTGCTGGCTGGTGCTGAGCTGAACTATGAGATCTACGATACGAATACGGTGCGTCCAGCCGCTGGATCGCCGGCAGAGACGCTCAATATCTATCATCCAGACTATGCTGCGCTGCCGCCGCGTTCGCTGACGGTCACCTCTCGAGTCGATCAGTCGCGCGATGGCTATGGCGGAGGGTACGTGCAAGATCAGGTGACGTTGACGCCGAAGCTGAAGGTGACGGGCGGAGTGCGCTACGACTTGGCCAAGATCAAGACGGTTGGTTATGTTGTGACTCCGGATTCTTCTAGCCGGGCGACGGCGTGGTCGCCACGTGTGGGCTTGACCTATGAGCCGGTGCAGGCGATCTCGTTTTATGCCACTTATAACCGTTCGTTTCAGCCACAGAGCGGTACGGATGTACACGGTGCGCCCTTTGTGCCGGAGCACGGCAAACTGCTTGAGACAGGGTTCAAGTTTGATACTGCGAACCATCGCGTGACTGGAACCGCTTCGATCTATCAGATCGATCTTACGAATGTTATTACGGCTGATCCGAATAATCCTGGGTTTTCGATTCAACTGGGGCAACAGCGGAGCCGCGGAGTCGAGTTCAATGCGGTGACGCATCTTACGCATCAGTGGGATCTGATTACTGGATATGCTCTTACCAACGCGACTGTGCATAAGGATAATACCTATCTGGCCGATAGCCAGCTGCAGTCGGTGCCGCGGCATACGGGGAACCTGTGGACTCGCTACAACCAGACACGCGGCTGGCTGAAGGGAGCTTCTATTGGTGGTGGCGTCTCAGGCGTGAGCGACATGCAGGGACAACTGATTACGAAGGCCCTTCCGAATACCTTCTACCTTGTGCCGGGGTGGGCGAGAGTGGATGCGGGCGTATCCTATGAGCGTCCGAAGGCTGGGGGATGGAAGTACCGCTTCGCGTTGAACGCGAATAACCTGCTCGATCGTCGTTATTTCTCGGGTGCGAGTGGGCGTTTTGCGGTTTATCCGGGCAGTCCGCGGAGCGTGATTGCGTCTTTGCAACTTGTTCGCTAAGCTCTTCCTTCTGCCCTGATTTCGCAGCCGGTCACGCGGCAACGGAAAAAGTTCGGTTAGAGAAGAAATGCTTAAATTGGTCTGTCCATAAAACATTCGGACCATCATGCAAATTATTACTTGCCAGCAGAGGAAGTAAGGAGCTATTGTTCTGGCGATTCAGAACAGGAGCAATGTTTGACCTGAAGTAAAAGCGGTTTGAAGCATTCGTGCTCAGGTCGCAATCAGGCGAAAAATTGCCCTTATGCGCGGCGCAGAGGAGGTAATCTGCGACTCGCAACGAGTCGAGAGGATGACGGCGATGACTTGCTTACGGA
This is a stretch of genomic DNA from Granulicella sp. WH15. It encodes these proteins:
- a CDS encoding TonB-dependent receptor, which gives rise to MSRSLLSRIFVAALIVSGQKYIGAQSACPSPTGATVTLSGIVSDPTGAILHDARVTLSCGEIAVHGTTDAAGKYSVQIPAGAYKLMVEANGFTTKEQSFQVQANQANQQDLILNVAQQNSTIEVRAGAKGYEVNESSEATRTDTAIRDIPQAVYVIPQQLLQDQQVVRLADAVRNVSGVTIAEDAGGRQERVTIRGFVTDTTFQDGFRNNSNANATFPDFANVQRVDILKGPSSTVFGRLDPGGVVNLVTKQPLSEHYYSVTMQGGSYQFLRPTIDASGPLTANKALLYRLIASGQDSQSFRDFNFTRRLFLSPTLTWTPTPSTSVRLYTEFLGGSNLNDRGLIAIGTRPADLPVSRYLADPNLVYPYRQGKAGLSLDQALGRGWTLRSYERSSTGWTNYNARVANSISKDQQTVTLNDLETDQYFQAHYWVNEVTGTVKTGPIRHTLLAGAELNYEIYDTNTVRPAAGSPAETLNIYHPDYAALPPRSLTVTSRVDQSRDGYGGGYVQDQVTLTPKLKVTGGVRYDLAKIKTVGYVVTPDSSSRATAWSPRVGLTYEPVQAISFYATYNRSFQPQSGTDVHGAPFVPEHGKLLETGFKFDTANHRVTGTASIYQIDLTNVITADPNNPGFSIQLGQQRSRGVEFNAVTHLTHQWDLITGYALTNATVHKDNTYLADSQLQSVPRHTGNLWTRYNQTRGWLKGASIGGGVSGVSDMQGQLITKALPNTFYLVPGWARVDAGVSYERPKAGGWKYRFALNANNLLDRRYFSGASGRFAVYPGSPRSVIASLQLVR